One genomic window of Osmia bicornis bicornis chromosome 3, iOsmBic2.1, whole genome shotgun sequence includes the following:
- the LOC114872656 gene encoding LIM/homeobox protein Awh-like isoform X3: MKTEVEDMPSDGVCEGTGSNLAVAESAGSLIGPEVSPTGMECGGCGERVRERTVLCVGGRTWHSRCLRCFACARPLHDQHSCFLKGMRLYCRHDYALTFGAKCAKCGRSVGAGDWVRRARERVYHLACFACDACSRQLSTGEQFALLDARLLCKAHYLDVVEGNNTSSDEGGDSESGHKSGNKAKRVRTTFTEEQLSVLQANFQLDSNPDGQDLERIAHVTGLSKRVTQVWFQNSRARQKKHLHTGKTKGQHVHQSPPNSTTSTGDFGRHINLHLTYSFQHQQQHHHTQQQPQLSPVCKSPTPSIYHNHGLLSIATPSTLSSGSEQSMDELSQDSMMLSMPNEV; the protein is encoded by the exons ATGAAG ACGGAAGTGGAAGACATGCCGAGCGACGGCGTATGCGAAGGTACCGGTTCGAATCTGGCCGTTGCCGAAAGCGCAGGTAGCCTAATAGGACCGGAAGTGTCACCGACCGGGATGGAGTGCGGCGGTTGTGGAGAACGAGTTCGCGAGCGTACAGTTTTATGTGTCGGTGGCCGAACTTGGCACTCGAGGTGTTTAAGGTGTTTCGCCTGTGCCAGGCCTCTGCACGATCAACATTCTTGTTTCCTGAAGGGCATGAGACTCTATTGCAGGCACGACTATGCTCT AACCTTCGGAGCGAAGTGCGCAAAATGTGGCCGTAGCGTCGGCGCCGGTGATTGGGTCAGAAGAGCCAGGGAAAGGGTTTATCATTTAGCTTGTTTTGCCTGCGACGCCTGTTCGAGACAATTGTCCACTGGAGAGCAATTCGCTCTTCTGGATGCCCGATTGTTGTGCAAAGCTCACTACCTGGACGTCGTCGAAGGCAACAACACCTCTTCCGATG AAGGCGGTGACTCGGAGAGCGGCCACAAAAGCGGTAACAAGGCGAAGAGAGTGAGAACCACCTTCACCGAGGAACAACTATCGGTTCTTCAGGCGAATTTTCAACTGGACAGCAATCCGGACGGTCAAGATCTCGAGAGGATAGCACATGTTACGGGACTCAGCAAAAGAGTTACGCAGGTTTGGTTCCAGAATTCTAGGGCAAGGCAGAAGAAGCATCTGCACACGGGCAAAACGAAAGGGCAACATG TTCATCAATCACCTCCGAATTCGACAACGTCCACGGGCGATTTCGGTCGGCACATCAATTTACATTTGACCTATTCTTTCCAACATCAACAACAACACCATCATACCCAGCAACAGCCGCAACTGAGTCCGGTGTGCAAAAGTCCTACGCCTTCCATTTATCATAACCACG GTCTACTCTCTATCGCAACTCCGTCAACTCTGTCTTCAGGCTCGGAACAATCAATGGACGAACTGTCGCAGGATTCGATGATGTTGTCGATGCCGAACGAGGTTTAA
- the LOC114872656 gene encoding LIM/homeobox protein Awh-like isoform X4 yields the protein MKTEVEDMPSDGVCEGTGSNLAVAESAGSLIGPEVSPTGMECGGCGERVRERTVLCVGGRTWHSRCLRCFACARPLHDQHSCFLKGMRLYCRHDYALTFGAKCAKCGRSVGAGDWVRRARERVYHLACFACDACSRQLSTGEQFALLDARLLCKAHYLDVVEGNNTSSDGGDSESGHKSGNKAKRVRTTFTEEQLSVLQANFQLDSNPDGQDLERIAHVTGLSKRVTQVWFQNSRARQKKHLHTGKTKGQHVHQSPPNSTTSTGDFGRHINLHLTYSFQHQQQHHHTQQQPQLSPVCKSPTPSIYHNHGLLSIATPSTLSSGSEQSMDELSQDSMMLSMPNEV from the exons ATGAAG ACGGAAGTGGAAGACATGCCGAGCGACGGCGTATGCGAAGGTACCGGTTCGAATCTGGCCGTTGCCGAAAGCGCAGGTAGCCTAATAGGACCGGAAGTGTCACCGACCGGGATGGAGTGCGGCGGTTGTGGAGAACGAGTTCGCGAGCGTACAGTTTTATGTGTCGGTGGCCGAACTTGGCACTCGAGGTGTTTAAGGTGTTTCGCCTGTGCCAGGCCTCTGCACGATCAACATTCTTGTTTCCTGAAGGGCATGAGACTCTATTGCAGGCACGACTATGCTCT AACCTTCGGAGCGAAGTGCGCAAAATGTGGCCGTAGCGTCGGCGCCGGTGATTGGGTCAGAAGAGCCAGGGAAAGGGTTTATCATTTAGCTTGTTTTGCCTGCGACGCCTGTTCGAGACAATTGTCCACTGGAGAGCAATTCGCTCTTCTGGATGCCCGATTGTTGTGCAAAGCTCACTACCTGGACGTCGTCGAAGGCAACAACACCTCTTCCGATG GCGGTGACTCGGAGAGCGGCCACAAAAGCGGTAACAAGGCGAAGAGAGTGAGAACCACCTTCACCGAGGAACAACTATCGGTTCTTCAGGCGAATTTTCAACTGGACAGCAATCCGGACGGTCAAGATCTCGAGAGGATAGCACATGTTACGGGACTCAGCAAAAGAGTTACGCAGGTTTGGTTCCAGAATTCTAGGGCAAGGCAGAAGAAGCATCTGCACACGGGCAAAACGAAAGGGCAACATG TTCATCAATCACCTCCGAATTCGACAACGTCCACGGGCGATTTCGGTCGGCACATCAATTTACATTTGACCTATTCTTTCCAACATCAACAACAACACCATCATACCCAGCAACAGCCGCAACTGAGTCCGGTGTGCAAAAGTCCTACGCCTTCCATTTATCATAACCACG GTCTACTCTCTATCGCAACTCCGTCAACTCTGTCTTCAGGCTCGGAACAATCAATGGACGAACTGTCGCAGGATTCGATGATGTTGTCGATGCCGAACGAGGTTTAA
- the LOC114872656 gene encoding LIM/homeobox protein Awh-like isoform X7, translated as MKTLWVLLKLQSTPNQWDMSSKLQTEVEDMPSDGVCEGTGSNLAVAESAGSLIGPEVSPTGMECGGCGERVRERTVLCVGGRTWHSRCLRCFACARPLHDQHSCFLKGMRLYCRHDYALTFGAKCAKCGRSVGAGDWVRRARERVYHLACFACDACSRQLSTGEQFALLDARLLCKAHYLDVVEGNNTSSDEGGDSESGHKSGNKAKRVRTTFTEEQLSVLQANFQLDSNPDGQDLERIAHVTGLSKRVTQVWFQNSRARQKKHLHTGKTKGQHVHQSPPNSTTSTGDFGRHINLHLTYSFQHQQQHHHTQQQPQLSPVCKSPTPSIYHNHGLLSIATPSTLSSGSEQSMDELSQDSMMLSMPNEV; from the exons ACGGAAGTGGAAGACATGCCGAGCGACGGCGTATGCGAAGGTACCGGTTCGAATCTGGCCGTTGCCGAAAGCGCAGGTAGCCTAATAGGACCGGAAGTGTCACCGACCGGGATGGAGTGCGGCGGTTGTGGAGAACGAGTTCGCGAGCGTACAGTTTTATGTGTCGGTGGCCGAACTTGGCACTCGAGGTGTTTAAGGTGTTTCGCCTGTGCCAGGCCTCTGCACGATCAACATTCTTGTTTCCTGAAGGGCATGAGACTCTATTGCAGGCACGACTATGCTCT AACCTTCGGAGCGAAGTGCGCAAAATGTGGCCGTAGCGTCGGCGCCGGTGATTGGGTCAGAAGAGCCAGGGAAAGGGTTTATCATTTAGCTTGTTTTGCCTGCGACGCCTGTTCGAGACAATTGTCCACTGGAGAGCAATTCGCTCTTCTGGATGCCCGATTGTTGTGCAAAGCTCACTACCTGGACGTCGTCGAAGGCAACAACACCTCTTCCGATG AAGGCGGTGACTCGGAGAGCGGCCACAAAAGCGGTAACAAGGCGAAGAGAGTGAGAACCACCTTCACCGAGGAACAACTATCGGTTCTTCAGGCGAATTTTCAACTGGACAGCAATCCGGACGGTCAAGATCTCGAGAGGATAGCACATGTTACGGGACTCAGCAAAAGAGTTACGCAGGTTTGGTTCCAGAATTCTAGGGCAAGGCAGAAGAAGCATCTGCACACGGGCAAAACGAAAGGGCAACATG TTCATCAATCACCTCCGAATTCGACAACGTCCACGGGCGATTTCGGTCGGCACATCAATTTACATTTGACCTATTCTTTCCAACATCAACAACAACACCATCATACCCAGCAACAGCCGCAACTGAGTCCGGTGTGCAAAAGTCCTACGCCTTCCATTTATCATAACCACG GTCTACTCTCTATCGCAACTCCGTCAACTCTGTCTTCAGGCTCGGAACAATCAATGGACGAACTGTCGCAGGATTCGATGATGTTGTCGATGCCGAACGAGGTTTAA
- the LOC114872658 gene encoding LIM/homeobox protein Awh-like: MKTEVETDPECPDSILCPNNNNNNTTTNNNNNVTNNKKIGTTIGSNDAHDGMEMDCGGCGESVRERTVLCVGGRTWHSRCLKCCACARPLHDQHSCFLRGMRLYCRHDYALTFGAKCAKCGRSVGAGDWVRRARERVYHLACFACDACSRQLSTGEQFALLDARLLCKAHYLDVVEGNNTSSSEDCDSEHGGKGSKTKRVRTTFTEEQLSVLQANFQLDSNPDGQDLERIAHVTGLSKRVTQVWFQNSRARQKKHSGKIKTQMHHSPPMQHHPGEFYPSGVNMVGAYLGGYQGGSAGSESPGSPLTPLTPLTPLTPTTPNHLQTQFCHQTG; encoded by the exons ATGAAG ACTGAGGTGGAAACGGATCCAGAGTGCCCTGACAGTATCCTCTGTCCaaacaacaacaataataacacTACtactaacaataataataacgtgACGAATAACAAGAAGATTGGTACAACCATTGGCAGCAACGATGCCCACGATGGAATGGAAATGGATTGCGGTGGTTGCGGGGAAAGCGTTCGTGAACGCACTGTCCTCTGTGTAGGGGGTCGTACCTGGCATTCCAGGTGCCTCAAGTGTTGCGCCTGTGCAAGACCCTTGCACGATCAGCACTCCTGTTTCCTTCGGGGGATGCGACTTTACTGCAGGCACGACTACGCCTT AACCTTTGGCGCCAAGTGTGCGAAGTGTGGTCGCAGCGTGGGCGCCGGTGACTGGGTCAGAAGAGCCCGAGAGAGGGTTTATCATTTGGCCTGCTTCGCCTGTGACGCCTGTTCGAGACAATTGTCGACGGGCGAGCAATTCGCCCTTCTGGATGCACGGTTGCTGTGCAAGGCTCATTATCTGGACGTGGTGGAGGGAAATAATACCTCGTCTTCGGAAGACTGTGACTCCGAGCACGGTGGCAAGGGCAGCAAGACGAAGAGGGTCAGGACAACCTTCACCGAGGAACAACTGTCCGTTTTACAAGCTAACTTTCAGTTGGATAGTAACCCCGACGGACAGGACCTCGAGAGGATAGCTCATGTCACGGGCCTCAGCAAAAGGGTCACCCAAGTCTGGTTTCAGAACTCGAGGGCCAGGCAGAAGAAACATAGCGGAAAGATTAAGACGCAGA TGCACCATTCGCCACCGATGCAGCATCATCCAGGAGAGTTTTATCCCTCTGGAGTGAACATGGTGGGCGCCTATTTGGGTGGATATCAGGGTGGTAGCGCAGGAAGCGAAAGTCCTGGGAGTCCATTGACACCGCTCACCCCCTTAACGCCCTTAACCCCCACCACGCCGAATCACCTTCAGACCCAGTTCTGTCATCAAACGGggtaa
- the LOC114872656 gene encoding LIM/homeobox protein Awh-like isoform X5 has product MKTEVEDMPSDGVCEGTGSNLAVAESAGSLIGPEVSPTGMECGGCGERVRERTVLCVGGRTWHSRCLRCFACARPLHDQHSCFLKGMRLYCRHDYALTFGAKCAKCGRSVGAGDWVRRARERVYHLACFACDACSRQLSTGEQFALLDARLLCKAHYLDVVEGNNTSSDEGGDSESGHKSGNKAKRVRTTFTEEQLSVLQANFQLDSNPDGQDLERIAHVTGLSKRVTQVWFQNSRARQKKHLHTGKTKGQHVHQSPPNSTTSTGDFGRHINLHLTYSFQHQQQHHHTQQQPQLSPVCKSPTPSIYHNHGSEQSMDELSQDSMMLSMPNEV; this is encoded by the exons ATGAAG ACGGAAGTGGAAGACATGCCGAGCGACGGCGTATGCGAAGGTACCGGTTCGAATCTGGCCGTTGCCGAAAGCGCAGGTAGCCTAATAGGACCGGAAGTGTCACCGACCGGGATGGAGTGCGGCGGTTGTGGAGAACGAGTTCGCGAGCGTACAGTTTTATGTGTCGGTGGCCGAACTTGGCACTCGAGGTGTTTAAGGTGTTTCGCCTGTGCCAGGCCTCTGCACGATCAACATTCTTGTTTCCTGAAGGGCATGAGACTCTATTGCAGGCACGACTATGCTCT AACCTTCGGAGCGAAGTGCGCAAAATGTGGCCGTAGCGTCGGCGCCGGTGATTGGGTCAGAAGAGCCAGGGAAAGGGTTTATCATTTAGCTTGTTTTGCCTGCGACGCCTGTTCGAGACAATTGTCCACTGGAGAGCAATTCGCTCTTCTGGATGCCCGATTGTTGTGCAAAGCTCACTACCTGGACGTCGTCGAAGGCAACAACACCTCTTCCGATG AAGGCGGTGACTCGGAGAGCGGCCACAAAAGCGGTAACAAGGCGAAGAGAGTGAGAACCACCTTCACCGAGGAACAACTATCGGTTCTTCAGGCGAATTTTCAACTGGACAGCAATCCGGACGGTCAAGATCTCGAGAGGATAGCACATGTTACGGGACTCAGCAAAAGAGTTACGCAGGTTTGGTTCCAGAATTCTAGGGCAAGGCAGAAGAAGCATCTGCACACGGGCAAAACGAAAGGGCAACATG TTCATCAATCACCTCCGAATTCGACAACGTCCACGGGCGATTTCGGTCGGCACATCAATTTACATTTGACCTATTCTTTCCAACATCAACAACAACACCATCATACCCAGCAACAGCCGCAACTGAGTCCGGTGTGCAAAAGTCCTACGCCTTCCATTTATCATAACCACG GCTCGGAACAATCAATGGACGAACTGTCGCAGGATTCGATGATGTTGTCGATGCCGAACGAGGTTTAA
- the LOC114872656 gene encoding LIM/homeobox protein Awh-like isoform X6, with product MKTEVEDMPSDGVCEGTGSNLAVAESAGSLIGPEVSPTGMECGGCGERVRERTVLCVGGRTWHSRCLRCFACARPLHDQHSCFLKGMRLYCRHDYALTFGAKCAKCGRSVGAGDWVRRARERVYHLACFACDACSRQLSTGEQFALLDARLLCKAHYLDVVEGNNTSSDEGGDSESGHKSGNKAKRVRTTFTEEQLSVLQANFQLDSNPDGQDLERIAHVTGLSKRVTQVWFQNSRARQKKHLHTGKTKGQHVHQSPPNSTTSTGDFGRHINLHLTYSFQHQQQHHHTQQQPQLSPVCKSPTPSIYHNHGGAF from the exons ATGAAG ACGGAAGTGGAAGACATGCCGAGCGACGGCGTATGCGAAGGTACCGGTTCGAATCTGGCCGTTGCCGAAAGCGCAGGTAGCCTAATAGGACCGGAAGTGTCACCGACCGGGATGGAGTGCGGCGGTTGTGGAGAACGAGTTCGCGAGCGTACAGTTTTATGTGTCGGTGGCCGAACTTGGCACTCGAGGTGTTTAAGGTGTTTCGCCTGTGCCAGGCCTCTGCACGATCAACATTCTTGTTTCCTGAAGGGCATGAGACTCTATTGCAGGCACGACTATGCTCT AACCTTCGGAGCGAAGTGCGCAAAATGTGGCCGTAGCGTCGGCGCCGGTGATTGGGTCAGAAGAGCCAGGGAAAGGGTTTATCATTTAGCTTGTTTTGCCTGCGACGCCTGTTCGAGACAATTGTCCACTGGAGAGCAATTCGCTCTTCTGGATGCCCGATTGTTGTGCAAAGCTCACTACCTGGACGTCGTCGAAGGCAACAACACCTCTTCCGATG AAGGCGGTGACTCGGAGAGCGGCCACAAAAGCGGTAACAAGGCGAAGAGAGTGAGAACCACCTTCACCGAGGAACAACTATCGGTTCTTCAGGCGAATTTTCAACTGGACAGCAATCCGGACGGTCAAGATCTCGAGAGGATAGCACATGTTACGGGACTCAGCAAAAGAGTTACGCAGGTTTGGTTCCAGAATTCTAGGGCAAGGCAGAAGAAGCATCTGCACACGGGCAAAACGAAAGGGCAACATG TTCATCAATCACCTCCGAATTCGACAACGTCCACGGGCGATTTCGGTCGGCACATCAATTTACATTTGACCTATTCTTTCCAACATCAACAACAACACCATCATACCCAGCAACAGCCGCAACTGAGTCCGGTGTGCAAAAGTCCTACGCCTTCCATTTATCATAACCACG GAGGAGCATTTTAG